From a region of the Helianthus annuus cultivar XRQ/B chromosome 5, HanXRQr2.0-SUNRISE, whole genome shotgun sequence genome:
- the LOC110921950 gene encoding 26S proteasome non-ATPase regulatory subunit 9, producing the protein MVATDLKSEVKKLMEKRSALEAEMNVIIERLCQPGGPGLSGNLVDSEGFPRSDIDIPVVRADRHRLAGLRNDHKDITEKISKNIELLHSSSSPKSSTVMGSGSNSQGVADISSSISVMDVNVSSRPFAMVDEISEESPAAEDGLQLGDQIVKFGNVEYGDSLLPKLASEAQKNQGLPVPMLVMRQGALINLTVTPRTWRGRGLLGCNFRIL; encoded by the exons ATGGTGGCGACGGATTTGAAGTCGGAGGTGAAGAAACTGATGGAGAAAAGAAGCGCATTGGAGGCGGAGATGAACGTCATCATCGAGCGTCTTTGTCAGCCAGGCGGCCCTGGACTTTCCGGCAATCTCGTCGACTCCGAG GGGTTTCCAAGGTCTGACATCGACATTCCAGTAGTGCGAGCTGACCGACATAGACTAGCAG GTCTGAGGAATGACCACAAGGACATCACAGAGAAAATAAGCAAAAATATCGAACTGCTTCATTCATCAAGCTCTCCTAAATCTTCCACTGTTATGGGCTCAG GTTCCAATAGCCAAGGTGTGGCGGATATAAGTTCATCCATAAGTGTCATGGATGTGAATGTGAGCAGCAGGCCATTTGCAATGGTGGATGAAATAAGTGAGGAATCACCAGCGGCAGAGGATGGATTACAACTTGGAGATCAAATTGTGAAATTTGGAAATGTTGAATATGGTGATAGTTTGCTACCAAAGCTTGCATCCGAAGCACAAAAGAATCAAGGGCTTCCTGTTCCCATGCTAGTTATGAGGCAAGGTGCTTTGATAAACCTCACTGTCACACCTAGAACTTGGCGAGGCCGTGGCTTGCTCGG ATGTAATTTCCGGATCTTGTGA